From the genome of Chania multitudinisentens RB-25, one region includes:
- the thiK gene encoding thiamine kinase yields MSSSEVQLRQLLSHGLPAVNTAGCRFSQVQGLTGESWRIEGDGIHLLARQQTKDKYALGVSRCREGSVLKQAGQGIGPQVLLQTPGWLILEWLAGDKVSDSVFLAFNETGKLAALIVQLHQQPLSGYRLNLQGQFARYWQQLDRRRLTPTWLRWQQVFMQNRPPQPLMLAPLHMDIHSGNLLVQGQRLRLIDWEYAADGDIALELAALFRANQFSPAAQQSFLRHYVRQGYAGLPQLLAQVQRWLPWVDYLMLMWFEVRWQQSGDRAFLRWGDALYRRFCLPFHTQAT; encoded by the coding sequence ATGTCAAGCAGTGAAGTGCAGCTGCGGCAATTACTCAGTCATGGGCTACCGGCGGTGAATACCGCCGGTTGTCGTTTCAGCCAGGTGCAAGGGCTGACTGGTGAAAGCTGGCGGATCGAAGGTGACGGAATACACTTGCTGGCACGCCAGCAGACCAAGGATAAATATGCTCTGGGCGTTAGTCGTTGCCGTGAAGGGAGTGTGCTGAAACAGGCTGGGCAAGGCATTGGGCCGCAGGTTCTGCTGCAAACGCCTGGCTGGTTAATTTTGGAATGGCTTGCTGGCGATAAGGTGAGTGACTCGGTTTTCCTGGCTTTCAATGAAACAGGGAAACTGGCGGCCTTGATTGTTCAGTTGCATCAACAACCATTGAGCGGTTATCGGCTGAATCTGCAAGGGCAGTTTGCCCGCTACTGGCAGCAACTTGATCGGCGGCGGCTTACCCCAACCTGGCTGCGCTGGCAGCAGGTTTTTATGCAAAACAGACCGCCGCAGCCGTTAATGTTGGCGCCATTGCACATGGATATTCATTCCGGCAATCTGTTGGTACAAGGGCAGCGGCTCAGGTTGATTGACTGGGAGTATGCCGCTGATGGCGATATTGCGCTGGAATTGGCCGCGCTGTTTCGCGCCAATCAATTTTCACCTGCGGCACAGCAAAGTTTTTTGCGCCACTATGTACGGCAGGGATATGCAGGTCTACCGCAACTGTTGGCACAGGTGCAACGTTGGTTACCGTGGGTGGATTACCTGATGCTGATGTGGTTTGAAGTTCGCTGGCAACAGAGTGGCGATCGGGCGTTTTTGCGCTGGGGGGATGCGTTGTACCGGCGTTTTTGTTTACCCTTCCATACCCAGGCAACTTGA
- the lpoB gene encoding penicillin-binding protein activator LpoB: MKKYLFVALAALVLTGCPSRPPEPPQPPVTVEPVPQPEPEAPPPPLEPVPQPPKLQQLDWLGSVQPLVNNMLQAEGVTPGSVLLLDSVKNSTNGSLQIGNATAALHQALAANQTFAIVPEAQLASAKQTLGLPAEDSLGSRSKAIGLARIVNAQYVLYSDVSGDVKSPTLDMQLMLVQTGEIVWSGNGDVKQ; the protein is encoded by the coding sequence ATGAAAAAGTATCTGTTTGTGGCGTTGGCCGCGTTAGTGTTGACTGGCTGCCCATCGCGCCCGCCAGAGCCGCCACAACCGCCGGTCACCGTTGAACCGGTTCCGCAACCTGAGCCAGAAGCGCCACCACCGCCATTGGAGCCGGTGCCGCAGCCACCGAAACTCCAGCAGCTTGATTGGTTGGGCAGCGTGCAACCGCTAGTTAATAACATGCTGCAAGCTGAAGGTGTGACACCGGGAAGCGTGCTGCTGTTAGACAGCGTGAAAAATAGCACCAATGGCTCATTGCAGATCGGTAATGCCACTGCGGCACTGCACCAGGCGCTAGCTGCCAATCAGACCTTCGCTATTGTACCGGAAGCGCAACTGGCCAGTGCCAAGCAAACGCTTGGTCTGCCCGCGGAGGATAGCCTGGGATCACGCAGCAAAGCCATTGGCCTGGCGCGTATCGTTAATGCGCAGTATGTGTTGTATAGCGACGTCAGCGGCGATGTAAAATCTCCAACCCTGGACATGCAACTGATGCTGGTGCAAACCGGTGAAATCGTCTGGTCGGGTAACGGTGATGTCAAGCAGTGA
- a CDS encoding YcfL family protein → MRYPHIIGCLMALALPAVMLLGCSSPQGIAVNERQAVVMEATLLNAGILADNPSLITVSGRMQATSVLSNTQNMPVTVHYRFYWYGKQGLEILPVEQPRSVTVAAHSDIQVHSENDHPEAQRVRLYLYPE, encoded by the coding sequence ATGCGCTATCCCCATATCATAGGTTGTTTGATGGCGCTGGCGCTCCCAGCCGTGATGCTGTTGGGGTGCAGTAGCCCACAGGGTATCGCGGTTAATGAACGGCAAGCGGTAGTGATGGAGGCAACGTTGCTGAACGCAGGTATTTTGGCGGATAATCCGTCGCTTATCACGGTTTCAGGGCGAATGCAGGCCACTTCGGTGCTGAGTAACACTCAAAACATGCCGGTGACGGTGCATTACCGTTTCTACTGGTATGGCAAACAGGGGCTTGAGATTCTGCCGGTTGAACAGCCACGTAGCGTCACTGTTGCAGCACATTCAGATATTCAGGTTCATTCAGAGAATGATCACCCTGAAGCTCAGCGTGTGCGTTTGTATCTGTACCCTGAATAA
- the hinT gene encoding purine nucleoside phosphoramidase: protein MAEETIFSKIIRREIPADVVYQDELVTAFRDIAPQAPTHILIVPNVLIPTVNDVTAEHEAALGRLITVAAKIAAQEGIAEDGYRLIVNCNRHGGQEVYHIHMHLVGGRVLGPLLPR from the coding sequence ATGGCCGAAGAAACCATTTTCAGTAAAATTATCCGCCGTGAAATTCCTGCTGATGTGGTCTATCAGGATGAGCTGGTCACCGCGTTTCGTGATATTGCGCCACAGGCACCCACCCATATTTTGATCGTACCGAATGTATTGATCCCAACGGTAAATGACGTCACTGCTGAGCATGAAGCCGCGTTGGGGCGTTTGATCACCGTCGCCGCCAAAATTGCCGCGCAGGAAGGTATTGCTGAAGATGGCTACCGTTTAATCGTCAATTGTAATCGTCATGGTGGGCAGGAGGTCTATCATATTCATATGCACCTCGTTGGTGGGCGCGTACTGGGCCCACTGTTACCACGTTAA
- the ptsG gene encoding PTS glucose transporter subunit IIBC — translation MFKNAFANLQKVGKSLMLPVSVLPIAGILLGVGSANFSWLPLVVSHVMAEAGGSVFANMPLIFAIGVALGFTNNDGVSALAAVVAYGIMVKTMAVVAPLVLHLPAEEIAAKHLADTGVLGGIISGAIAAYMFNRFFRIQLPEYLGFFAGKRFVPIISGLAAIILGVILSFIWPPIGTAIQTFSQWAAYQNPVVAFGIYGVVERALVPFGLHHIWNVPFQMQIGEFTNAAGQVFHGDIPRYMAGDPTAGMLSGGFLFKMYGLPAAAIAIWHSAKPENRAKVGGIMISAALTSFLTGITEPIEFSFMFVAPILYVIHAILAGLAFPICILLGMRNGTSFSHGLIDFIVLSGNSSKIWLFPIVGIIYGLVYYSIFRVLIAKLDLKTPGREDSAADQVAQGGTEMSAALVQAFGGKGNITNLDACITRLRVSVADVSKVDQAGLKKLGAAGVVVAGSGVQAIFGTKSDNLKTDMDEYIRNH, via the coding sequence ATGTTTAAAAATGCATTTGCAAACCTGCAAAAAGTAGGTAAATCGCTGATGCTGCCGGTATCCGTCTTGCCTATTGCAGGTATTCTGCTGGGCGTCGGTTCCGCCAATTTCAGTTGGCTGCCATTGGTAGTCTCTCACGTGATGGCAGAAGCTGGCGGGTCTGTATTCGCTAATATGCCGTTGATTTTTGCTATTGGGGTGGCTTTAGGCTTCACGAATAACGACGGCGTTTCTGCTTTAGCAGCAGTAGTGGCTTACGGCATCATGGTAAAAACCATGGCGGTGGTTGCTCCGCTGGTTCTGCATCTGCCTGCCGAGGAGATTGCCGCCAAACACCTGGCGGATACCGGTGTGCTTGGGGGAATTATCTCCGGTGCTATCGCTGCCTATATGTTCAACCGCTTCTTCCGCATTCAGTTGCCGGAATATCTGGGCTTCTTTGCCGGTAAGCGTTTTGTGCCGATCATTTCTGGTCTGGCGGCTATCATTCTGGGTGTGATCCTGTCCTTCATCTGGCCACCTATCGGTACCGCGATCCAGACATTCTCACAATGGGCTGCTTATCAGAACCCGGTAGTGGCGTTTGGTATCTATGGCGTTGTTGAACGTGCTCTGGTGCCGTTTGGCCTACACCACATCTGGAACGTCCCATTCCAGATGCAGATTGGTGAATTCACCAACGCGGCAGGTCAGGTGTTCCACGGTGATATTCCACGCTATATGGCGGGTGATCCAACCGCGGGTATGTTGTCCGGTGGTTTCCTGTTTAAAATGTATGGCCTACCTGCTGCGGCAATTGCCATCTGGCACTCAGCCAAGCCAGAAAACCGTGCCAAAGTCGGCGGTATCATGATCTCCGCTGCGTTGACCTCGTTCTTGACCGGTATCACCGAGCCAATCGAGTTCTCCTTTATGTTCGTTGCACCGATCCTGTATGTGATCCATGCGATTCTGGCCGGTTTGGCGTTCCCAATCTGTATTCTGCTGGGGATGCGTAACGGCACCAGTTTCTCGCATGGCCTGATCGATTTCATCGTACTGAGCGGTAACAGCAGCAAAATCTGGTTGTTCCCTATTGTCGGGATTATTTATGGGCTGGTGTATTACAGTATCTTCCGGGTGCTGATTGCGAAACTGGATCTGAAAACGCCTGGGCGTGAAGATTCAGCCGCCGATCAGGTTGCACAAGGGGGCACTGAAATGTCGGCAGCATTGGTACAGGCTTTTGGCGGTAAAGGAAATATTACCAACCTGGATGCTTGCATCACCCGTTTGCGCGTTAGCGTGGCTGATGTATCCAAAGTTGATCAGGCAGGGCTGAAGAAACTGGGGGCTGCGGGCGTTGTCGTTGCAGGCTCAGGGGTTCAGGCCATCTTTGGTACCAAGTCTGATAACCTGAAAACGGATATGGATGAGTACATCCGTAACCATTGA
- a CDS encoding metal-dependent hydrolase: MLLVDSHCHLDSLDFVALHQNVDDVLAKAKARDVGYVLAVATTLPGYQAMTQLIGTRDDVAFSCGVHPLNLEEGYDYAELRRLAAAEQVVALGETGLDYFYQKDNIPLQQESFRQHIRIGRELNKPVIIHTRDARIDTLAILREENAQECGGVLHCFTEDLATAKTLLDLGLYISFSGIVTFRNAEQLREVARYVPLDRILVETDSPYLAPVPHRGKENQPAYVRDVAEYLAVLKGVSLETLAETTTANFLRLFHLKLSSFA, from the coding sequence ATGTTGTTAGTCGATTCTCATTGTCATCTTGATAGCCTGGATTTTGTTGCACTGCATCAGAACGTTGATGATGTCTTGGCCAAAGCCAAAGCACGGGATGTTGGTTATGTTTTAGCGGTTGCCACAACGCTGCCGGGTTATCAGGCCATGACCCAGTTGATAGGCACACGTGATGATGTGGCCTTCTCCTGTGGTGTCCATCCGTTGAACCTGGAAGAAGGGTACGATTATGCTGAACTGCGCCGTTTGGCGGCGGCAGAGCAGGTGGTTGCATTAGGCGAAACCGGGCTGGATTATTTCTACCAAAAAGACAATATTCCGTTACAGCAGGAGTCTTTTCGCCAACACATCCGTATTGGGCGGGAACTCAACAAACCGGTGATTATCCACACGCGCGATGCCCGTATAGACACTTTAGCTATTCTGCGCGAAGAGAATGCGCAGGAGTGTGGAGGAGTATTACACTGCTTCACTGAAGATCTTGCCACAGCCAAGACATTGCTCGATTTGGGCCTGTATATTTCTTTTTCTGGGATTGTCACTTTCCGTAATGCAGAGCAGCTGCGCGAAGTTGCGCGCTATGTGCCTTTAGATCGCATACTGGTGGAAACCGATTCACCTTACCTTGCCCCGGTGCCACATCGAGGTAAAGAGAATCAGCCTGCGTATGTACGTGATGTTGCTGAATATCTTGCTGTCTTGAAGGGCGTGAGCCTGGAAACACTGGCTGAAACGACCACCGCCAATTTTTTACGCTTATTTCACCTCAAACTCTCATCTTTCGCCTAG
- the holB gene encoding DNA polymerase III subunit delta', with translation MDWYPWLNTSYRQLIGQYAAGRGHHALLLHAAPGNGDEALLYALSRWLLCQQRNGGKSCGECHSCRLMLAGNHPDYHVLALEKGKSSLGIEPIRQVIETLYSHAQQGGAKVVWLPQAELLTEAAANALLKTLEEPPANTFFLLACREPAHLLATLRSRCFYWHLANPDEAFSLQWLNRLSPRNPADCVTALRLHDGAPIAAEQLLQPEHWQQRMALCSVLNTALPQQDMLLLLPALNHDNAAERLHWLSALLVDAMKWQQGAASYVVNQDQQPLIQQLANRLSSTSLQQIVQQWLHCRHQLLNVVGVNRELLLTEQLLGWEQMLGSAGYSPPHSL, from the coding sequence ATGGATTGGTACCCGTGGCTGAACACCTCTTATCGCCAACTGATCGGGCAATATGCTGCTGGCCGTGGTCACCATGCTTTATTATTGCATGCTGCTCCAGGCAATGGCGATGAAGCTCTGCTTTATGCATTAAGCCGCTGGCTGCTCTGCCAGCAGCGTAACGGTGGGAAAAGCTGCGGGGAATGCCATAGCTGCCGGTTAATGTTGGCCGGCAACCATCCGGATTATCATGTGCTGGCGTTGGAAAAAGGTAAAAGCAGCCTGGGTATTGAACCTATTCGCCAGGTGATAGAAACCCTTTATTCACACGCGCAACAGGGCGGTGCGAAAGTGGTCTGGTTACCACAGGCCGAACTGCTGACCGAAGCCGCTGCCAATGCGCTGCTGAAAACCTTGGAAGAACCACCTGCTAATACGTTCTTCCTGCTGGCCTGCCGCGAACCTGCACATTTGCTGGCAACGTTGCGTAGCCGTTGCTTTTACTGGCATCTTGCGAACCCTGACGAAGCATTCAGTCTGCAATGGCTGAACCGTTTGTCGCCAAGAAATCCTGCCGATTGTGTTACTGCTTTGCGGTTGCATGATGGTGCGCCGATTGCTGCCGAACAGTTATTGCAGCCGGAGCACTGGCAGCAGCGTATGGCGTTGTGTTCGGTGCTGAATACCGCTTTGCCGCAGCAGGATATGTTGCTGTTATTACCGGCTCTGAATCATGACAATGCTGCGGAACGGCTGCATTGGTTGTCTGCTTTACTGGTGGATGCCATGAAATGGCAACAAGGCGCGGCAAGCTATGTTGTGAATCAAGATCAGCAACCGTTGATACAGCAACTGGCCAACCGTTTGAGCAGCACTTCATTGCAGCAGATCGTGCAACAATGGCTTCATTGTCGCCATCAATTGCTCAATGTTGTTGGCGTAAACCGCGAACTATTGCTCACTGAACAGTTACTTGGCTGGGAGCAGATGTTAGGCTCCGCCGGTTATTCACCACCCCACTCGTTGTAA
- the tmk gene encoding dTMP kinase, giving the protein MKGKFVVIEGLEGAGKTTARNTIVMVLNEQGINDIVFTREPGGTPLAEKLRDLFKRGTDGELPTIKAEVLMLYAARVQLVETVIKPALARGAWVIGDRHDLSSQAYQGGGRGVDPQLMASLRDTVLGDFRPDLTLYLDLPPKVGLQRARARGELDRIEQEALPFFERTRERYLQLATQDSTIVTVDAAQSLEQVTSAIRQVVSHWLQQQEEA; this is encoded by the coding sequence ATGAAAGGTAAATTTGTGGTTATCGAAGGGCTGGAGGGGGCAGGGAAAACCACTGCGCGCAACACGATTGTTATGGTGCTGAATGAGCAGGGCATCAACGATATCGTGTTTACCCGTGAGCCAGGCGGTACACCTTTGGCGGAAAAGCTGCGCGACCTGTTTAAACGTGGCACTGACGGTGAACTGCCGACTATCAAAGCAGAAGTGCTGATGCTATACGCCGCCCGGGTACAATTGGTTGAAACCGTGATTAAACCGGCGTTGGCACGTGGTGCCTGGGTGATTGGCGATCGCCACGACCTCTCCTCGCAAGCTTATCAGGGGGGTGGCAGAGGAGTTGATCCACAGTTGATGGCCTCGTTGCGTGATACCGTATTGGGTGATTTTCGCCCGGATTTAACCCTTTATCTCGATTTGCCGCCAAAGGTCGGGCTACAGCGCGCGCGGGCGCGCGGTGAGTTGGATCGTATCGAGCAGGAAGCATTGCCTTTCTTCGAGCGCACCCGTGAGCGCTACCTGCAATTGGCTACGCAAGACAGCACTATTGTGACCGTTGATGCCGCACAATCTTTGGAACAGGTCACCAGCGCGATTCGCCAAGTGGTTTCACACTGGTTGCAACAGCAGGAAGAGGCATAA
- the mltG gene encoding endolytic transglycosylase MltG — MKRNKLKIMLLIPVLVLALLFWGYQQVKHFADTPLAITQETLFKLPAGTGRVALEGLLVRDKLIHSGRWFPWLLRLEPKLAEFKAGTYRFTPGMTVRDMLKLLASGKEAQFSARFIEGSRLSDWLQVLQQSKYIKHTLADKTEAEIAVALGLPVGASLEGRLYPDTYLYTAGTSDLALLKRSHLRMYKALQDIWHGREADLPYKTPDELLIMASIIEKETAMPEERTKVASVFVNRLRMGMRLQTDPTVIYGMGDGYTGNITRKDLETPTPYNTYVISGLPPTPIAMPSLASLAAAANPEKTSYLYFVADGKGGHTFTTNLASHNQAVRVYRQVLKEKNER; from the coding sequence ATGAAGCGAAACAAGCTAAAGATTATGTTGTTGATTCCTGTTCTGGTTCTGGCCTTGCTGTTTTGGGGCTACCAGCAGGTTAAACACTTTGCAGATACGCCGCTGGCTATTACGCAAGAGACTCTCTTCAAACTGCCTGCCGGGACGGGCCGAGTTGCACTGGAAGGCTTACTGGTGCGTGATAAACTGATCCACAGTGGCCGTTGGTTCCCTTGGCTGTTGCGTCTTGAACCTAAATTAGCAGAGTTTAAAGCCGGGACTTATCGTTTCACGCCGGGGATGACGGTGCGTGACATGCTGAAGCTGCTGGCGAGTGGTAAAGAAGCGCAATTCAGTGCGCGTTTTATCGAAGGTTCACGCCTGAGCGATTGGCTGCAAGTACTGCAACAGTCCAAATATATCAAACATACTCTGGCAGATAAGACGGAGGCGGAAATTGCCGTGGCGCTGGGGTTGCCAGTGGGTGCCAGCCTTGAAGGGCGCTTGTATCCTGATACTTATCTTTATACCGCAGGCACTAGCGATCTGGCGTTGCTGAAACGCTCTCATCTGCGTATGTACAAGGCGTTGCAGGATATCTGGCATGGGAGAGAGGCCGATCTACCGTATAAAACGCCCGATGAACTGCTGATTATGGCCTCGATCATCGAAAAAGAAACGGCGATGCCGGAGGAGCGCACCAAGGTGGCTTCGGTATTTGTCAATCGCTTGCGTATGGGGATGCGTTTGCAGACCGATCCAACCGTGATTTACGGTATGGGAGACGGCTATACTGGCAACATCACCCGTAAAGATCTGGAAACCCCAACGCCATACAATACTTATGTGATCAGCGGGTTGCCGCCAACGCCAATTGCCATGCCGAGTTTGGCTTCATTGGCAGCCGCAGCCAATCCAGAAAAAACGTCTTATCTGTATTTTGTCGCCGATGGCAAGGGGGGGCATACGTTTACCACCAATCTGGCCAGCCACAATCAGGCGGTGCGCGTATACCGCCAAGTGTTAAAGGAAAAGAATGAAAGGTAA
- the pabC gene encoding aminodeoxychorismate lyase: MYWINGQQQNTLIPSDRGLQFGDGCFTTARIVEGEIDLLPWHIERMQQAAQRLLLPAVDWLAFEREMVCAAESIPLGVVKAILTRGSGGRGYSPQGCEHPTRIISRSSYPQYYLQWRERGINLVLSPVPLARNPLLAGLKHLNRLEQVLIRAHLDQADAHEALVLDTAGMLVECCAANLFWRKGKAVFTPNLEQAGVAGLMRRRVIALLVGSEYQLHCVSEPLETLADADEVLVSNALMPLLPVNNAQSWCYHSRQLYDFLRPHC; encoded by the coding sequence ATGTACTGGATCAATGGGCAACAGCAGAATACCTTGATACCCAGCGATCGGGGTTTGCAGTTCGGTGATGGGTGTTTTACCACCGCCAGGATCGTTGAAGGCGAAATCGATCTTTTACCCTGGCATATCGAACGGATGCAACAGGCGGCTCAACGTTTGCTGCTGCCAGCCGTCGATTGGCTGGCGTTTGAACGTGAAATGGTGTGTGCGGCAGAATCAATCCCGCTGGGCGTGGTCAAAGCGATACTGACGCGTGGTAGCGGTGGGCGTGGTTATAGCCCGCAAGGTTGTGAGCATCCCACGCGTATTATTTCGCGCAGCAGTTACCCACAGTACTATCTGCAATGGCGTGAACGGGGGATCAATTTGGTATTAAGCCCGGTTCCGTTGGCCCGCAATCCTTTATTGGCCGGGTTGAAGCACTTAAATCGCCTGGAGCAGGTGCTGATTCGTGCGCATCTTGATCAGGCTGATGCTCATGAGGCACTGGTGCTTGACACAGCCGGTATGCTGGTGGAATGCTGTGCGGCTAATTTATTCTGGCGTAAGGGAAAAGCGGTTTTTACTCCAAACCTGGAACAGGCAGGCGTTGCCGGGTTGATGCGCCGACGGGTGATCGCGTTATTGGTTGGTAGTGAGTATCAATTGCACTGTGTCAGTGAACCGCTGGAAACGCTGGCCGATGCTGACGAGGTTCTGGTGAGCAATGCTTTAATGCCATTGTTGCCCGTGAATAACGCACAATCATGGTGTTACCATTCGCGCCAACTGTATGATTTTTTGCGCCCACACTGTTAA
- the fabF gene encoding beta-ketoacyl-ACP synthase II, whose product MSKRRVVVTGLGMLSPVGNTVESTWNALLAGQSGISLIDHFDTTAYATRFAGLVKNFNSEDFISRKDARKMDAFIQYGIAAGMQAMQDAGLEITEANATRIGAAIGSGIGGLGLIEENHSSLVNGGPRKISPFFVPSTIVNMIAGHLTIMYGMRGPSISIATACTSGVHNIGHAARIIAYNDADVMLAGGAEKASTPLGVGGFGAARALSTRNDSPQAASRPWDRDRDGFVLGDGAGMMVLEEYEHAKKRGAKIYAEVVGFGMSSDAYHMTSPPENGAGAALAMENALTDAGVTASQIGYINAHGTSTPAGDKAEAQAVKSVFGSDAQRVMVSSTKSMIGHLLGAAGAVESIFTVLALRDQVVPPTINLDNPDEGCDLDFVPHEARQTKDMEYTLCNSFGFGGTNGSLIFRRV is encoded by the coding sequence GTGTCTAAGCGTCGAGTAGTTGTGACTGGACTGGGCATGTTGTCTCCTGTCGGCAATACGGTAGAGTCCACATGGAATGCCCTTCTTGCCGGTCAGAGTGGCATCAGCCTGATCGACCATTTCGATACTACTGCCTATGCAACGCGTTTTGCTGGCTTAGTAAAGAATTTCAATTCTGAAGATTTCATCTCGCGAAAAGATGCACGCAAGATGGATGCTTTCATTCAATACGGCATCGCTGCTGGCATGCAGGCCATGCAGGATGCTGGGCTGGAAATCACCGAAGCTAACGCTACCCGTATTGGTGCGGCTATTGGTTCCGGTATCGGCGGCCTGGGGTTGATTGAAGAAAACCATAGCTCACTGGTTAACGGTGGCCCACGGAAAATCAGCCCGTTCTTTGTGCCTTCAACCATTGTCAACATGATTGCTGGGCATCTGACCATCATGTATGGCATGCGTGGGCCAAGTATTTCTATCGCCACTGCTTGTACCTCAGGCGTGCATAACATCGGCCATGCGGCGCGTATCATTGCCTATAACGATGCTGATGTGATGCTGGCCGGTGGTGCCGAAAAAGCCAGCACCCCGCTGGGTGTGGGGGGGTTTGGTGCGGCGCGTGCGCTTTCTACCCGTAACGACAGTCCACAGGCGGCAAGCCGCCCTTGGGACAGAGATCGCGACGGTTTCGTGCTGGGTGATGGTGCCGGTATGATGGTGCTGGAAGAGTATGAACACGCGAAAAAACGCGGCGCGAAGATTTACGCAGAAGTTGTCGGTTTCGGTATGAGCAGCGACGCCTATCATATGACGTCACCGCCAGAAAACGGTGCGGGTGCTGCGCTGGCGATGGAAAATGCGCTGACTGATGCAGGTGTGACAGCGTCACAAATTGGTTATATCAATGCGCATGGTACGTCGACACCCGCAGGTGACAAAGCCGAAGCACAAGCCGTGAAATCGGTATTTGGCAGCGATGCTCAACGTGTGATGGTCAGTTCCACCAAATCGATGATCGGCCATCTGTTAGGGGCTGCGGGAGCGGTTGAGTCAATCTTTACCGTGCTGGCATTGCGTGATCAGGTTGTGCCACCCACCATTAATCTGGATAACCCGGACGAAGGTTGCGATCTGGACTTTGTGCCGCATGAAGCACGTCAGACGAAAGATATGGAGTATACCCTGTGTAACTCCTTTGGCTTTGGTGGTACTAACGGCTCGTTGATTTTCCGTCGTGTGTAG
- the acpP gene encoding acyl carrier protein: MSTIEERVKKIIVEQLGVKQEEVLNNASFVEDLGADSLDTVELVMALEEEFDTEIPDEEAEKITTVQAAIDFINASQQ; this comes from the coding sequence ATGAGCACTATCGAAGAACGCGTTAAGAAAATCATTGTTGAGCAACTGGGTGTTAAACAGGAAGAAGTTTTAAATAACGCTTCTTTCGTTGAAGATTTGGGCGCTGATTCTCTTGACACCGTTGAGCTGGTAATGGCTCTGGAAGAAGAATTCGACACCGAAATTCCAGATGAAGAAGCTGAGAAGATCACTACTGTGCAGGCGGCTATTGATTTCATCAACGCTAGCCAGCAGTAA
- the fabG gene encoding 3-oxoacyl-ACP reductase FabG → MSFEGKVILVTGASRGIGRAIAESFAARGAKVIGTATSESGAQAIGDYLGENGKGYMLNVVDAQSIDSVLKSIREAFGEIDILVNNAGITRDNLLMRMKDDEWQDILETNLTSVFRLSKAVMRAMMKKRFGRIITIGSVVGTMGNAGQANYAAAKAGLIGFSKSLAREVASRGITVNVVAPGFIETDMTRALTEDQRAGILTQVPANRLGDVKEIASAVAFLASDEAGYITGETLHVNGGMYMI, encoded by the coding sequence ATGAGCTTCGAAGGAAAAGTTATTCTGGTCACTGGTGCAAGCCGTGGCATTGGCCGGGCTATTGCAGAATCATTTGCGGCCCGTGGGGCTAAAGTCATCGGTACTGCCACCAGTGAAAGCGGTGCGCAAGCGATCGGCGACTATCTGGGTGAGAACGGCAAAGGGTATATGCTGAACGTGGTGGATGCGCAATCCATAGACAGCGTATTGAAATCGATTCGTGAAGCATTTGGCGAAATCGACATTTTAGTGAATAATGCCGGGATTACGCGTGATAACTTGCTGATGCGCATGAAGGATGATGAGTGGCAGGATATCTTGGAAACGAATCTGACCTCGGTATTCCGTCTGTCAAAAGCGGTAATGCGAGCTATGATGAAAAAGCGGTTTGGCCGTATCATCACCATCGGATCTGTTGTAGGTACCATGGGTAATGCAGGGCAGGCTAATTACGCGGCGGCTAAAGCTGGTCTGATAGGTTTTAGTAAGTCTTTGGCACGTGAAGTTGCTTCACGTGGCATTACGGTCAACGTCGTGGCACCTGGCTTTATTGAGACGGATATGACACGGGCGTTGACAGAAGATCAACGCGCAGGCATTTTGACTCAGGTTCCGGCTAACCGGCTTGGGGATGTTAAAGAAATTGCCAGCGCTGTTGCATTTTTAGCCTCTGATGAGGCTGGCTACATTACCGGTGAAACGTTACATGTCAATGGCGGCATGTATATGATTTAA